In Desulfovibrio sp. X2, a genomic segment contains:
- a CDS encoding AMP-binding protein yields the protein MKARPDVREITLGQILDETVARVPDNEALVYVDRDFRLTWREFAALVDRLAKGMMALGVQRGEKVAVWATNVPYWVALQFATAKIGAVLLTVNTNYKSEELRYLLSQSECENLFLIDGYRDTDYVRVVNELVPELRTSERGRLDSASFPHLRRVFFMGPEKHRGMYSMPELLSLAAMTGKDEYQARQDELDPHDVVNMQYTSGTTGFPKGVMLTHVGIGNNGYWIGANQLFTDKDRVCIPVPLFHCFGCVLGVLACVNHGATMVILETFKPLDVMAAIDQESCTALYGVPTMFIAVLDHKLFERFDYSSLRTGIMAGSPCPVPIMKKVMELMNMREITICYGLTESSPVMTQTRTNDSIAKRTETVGKAMPAVEVKVVDPETGKECAPGEQGEVCCRGYNVMKGYYNQPEATAEAIEPDGWLHSGDLGTMDEDGYLAITGRLKDMIIRGGENIYPREVEEYLYTVPGVADVQVVGVPSSKYGEEVAAFIIPRPGVDLAPEDVRDACRGKIAWHKIPKFVACVDNYPMTASGKVQKYKLREQAAELFPEAMK from the coding sequence ATGAAGGCGCGTCCCGACGTCCGCGAAATAACGCTGGGGCAGATCCTCGACGAGACCGTGGCCCGGGTGCCGGACAACGAGGCCCTGGTCTACGTGGATCGCGACTTCCGCCTGACGTGGCGCGAGTTCGCGGCCCTGGTGGACCGGCTGGCCAAGGGCATGATGGCGCTGGGCGTGCAGCGCGGCGAGAAGGTGGCCGTGTGGGCCACCAACGTGCCCTACTGGGTGGCGCTGCAGTTCGCCACGGCCAAGATCGGCGCCGTGCTGCTCACGGTGAACACCAACTACAAGAGCGAGGAGCTGCGCTACCTGCTCTCCCAGAGCGAGTGCGAGAACCTCTTCCTCATCGACGGATACCGCGACACCGACTACGTGCGCGTGGTCAACGAGCTGGTGCCCGAGCTGCGCACGAGCGAGCGCGGACGCCTCGATTCCGCCTCCTTTCCGCACCTGCGCCGCGTCTTCTTCATGGGGCCTGAGAAGCACCGCGGCATGTACTCCATGCCCGAGCTGCTCTCCCTGGCCGCCATGACCGGAAAGGACGAGTACCAGGCCCGCCAGGACGAGCTCGATCCCCACGACGTGGTCAACATGCAGTACACCTCGGGCACCACCGGGTTTCCCAAGGGCGTCATGCTGACCCACGTGGGCATCGGAAACAACGGCTACTGGATCGGCGCCAACCAGCTCTTCACGGACAAGGACCGGGTCTGCATCCCGGTGCCGCTCTTCCACTGCTTCGGCTGCGTGCTCGGCGTGCTGGCCTGCGTGAACCACGGCGCGACCATGGTCATCCTCGAGACCTTCAAGCCGCTGGACGTCATGGCCGCCATCGACCAGGAGTCCTGCACCGCGCTCTACGGCGTGCCCACCATGTTCATCGCCGTGCTCGACCACAAGCTCTTCGAGCGCTTCGACTACTCCTCCCTGCGCACGGGCATCATGGCCGGTTCGCCCTGCCCGGTGCCGATCATGAAGAAGGTCATGGAGCTCATGAACATGCGCGAGATCACCATCTGCTACGGGCTCACCGAGTCCTCGCCGGTGATGACCCAGACGCGCACCAACGACTCCATCGCCAAGCGCACCGAGACCGTGGGCAAGGCCATGCCCGCCGTGGAAGTCAAGGTCGTGGACCCCGAGACCGGCAAGGAGTGCGCTCCGGGCGAGCAGGGCGAGGTCTGCTGCCGCGGCTACAACGTCATGAAGGGCTACTACAACCAGCCCGAGGCCACGGCCGAGGCCATCGAGCCGGACGGCTGGCTGCATTCCGGCGACCTCGGCACCATGGACGAGGACGGCTACCTGGCCATCACCGGGCGCCTGAAGGACATGATCATCCGCGGCGGCGAGAACATCTACCCGCGCGAGGTGGAGGAATACCTCTACACCGTGCCGGGCGTGGCCGACGTGCAGGTCGTGGGCGTGCCCTCGAGCAAGTACGGCGAGGAGGTCGCGGCCTTCATCATCCCCAGGCCCGGCGTGGACCTCGCGCCCGAGGACGTGCGCGACGCCTGCCGCGGCAAGATCGCCTGGCACAAGATCCCCAAGTTCGTGGCCTGCGTGGACAACTATCCCATGACCGCCAGCGGGAAGGTGCAGAAGTACAAGCTGCGCGAGCAGGCCGCCGAGCTCTTCCCCGAGGCCATGAAGTAA
- a CDS encoding helix-turn-helix domain-containing protein — translation MEQSKLGMRVRNFREKAGLSREELAEKAGMAEKFIAALEEEDAYTSLTPLLKVARALGVRLGTFLDDMNSVDPLIVRAADRHPELVTHSGAGGREAVKFYSLGRGKSDRHMEPFVVELLPEEQQDLSSHQGEEFIIVVSGRVQVKYGKEEHVLEPGDSLYFNSIVPHYIGTANEQPATIYAVLYFPE, via the coding sequence ATGGAGCAGTCCAAGCTGGGCATGCGCGTGCGTAATTTTCGTGAAAAGGCAGGCCTCTCCCGCGAGGAGCTGGCCGAAAAGGCCGGGATGGCGGAGAAGTTCATCGCGGCCCTGGAAGAGGAGGACGCCTACACCTCCCTCACTCCCCTCCTGAAGGTCGCGCGCGCCCTGGGCGTCAGGCTCGGCACCTTCCTCGACGACATGAACTCGGTCGATCCCCTGATCGTGCGCGCCGCCGACCGCCATCCCGAGCTGGTCACGCACTCCGGCGCGGGCGGGCGCGAGGCCGTGAAGTTCTATTCCCTGGGCCGGGGCAAGTCCGACCGCCACATGGAGCCCTTCGTGGTCGAGCTCCTGCCCGAGGAGCAGCAGGACCTCTCCTCCCACCAGGGCGAGGAGTTCATCATCGTGGTATCCGGCCGCGTGCAGGTGAAGTACGGCAAGGAGGAGCACGTCCTCGAGCCCGGCGACAGCCTCTATTTCAACTCCATCGTGCCCCACTACATCGGCACGGCAAACGAGCAGCCGGCGACCATCTACGCCGTGCTCTACTTCCCGGAGTAG
- a CDS encoding terminase family protein yields the protein MPASASSNASLANKRERLRLLAAKARVRAENTIAAYYPDKGPLRRALYPRHLEFFRAGAACRQRLMLAANRVGKTEGVGGFELTLHLTGLYPAWWEGRRFARPVRAWACGDTAESVREILQKKLLGPPDAPGTGLVPKRAIVSVVRRGGSVADAVERVAVRHASGGTSWLKFKSYDQKRRAFQGTEQDVIWLDEEPPLDVYAECLMRTMTTDGLVLLTFTPLLGLSEVVLSFLPGGKLPGGDDGNGDGGAPAQALPPCPPPAAPSRAPATEAR from the coding sequence ATGCCCGCATCCGCGAGCTCGAACGCCAGCTTGGCGAATAAGCGCGAGCGGCTCCGGCTGCTCGCGGCCAAGGCCCGCGTGCGGGCCGAGAACACCATCGCCGCCTACTACCCGGACAAGGGGCCGCTCAGGCGCGCGCTCTATCCGCGCCACCTGGAGTTCTTCCGCGCCGGGGCCGCGTGCCGCCAGCGCCTCATGCTGGCCGCGAACCGCGTGGGCAAGACCGAGGGCGTGGGCGGCTTCGAGCTCACGCTGCACCTGACCGGCCTCTATCCGGCCTGGTGGGAGGGCCGCCGCTTCGCCCGGCCGGTGCGCGCCTGGGCCTGCGGCGACACGGCCGAGTCCGTGCGCGAGATCCTGCAGAAGAAGCTGCTCGGCCCGCCGGACGCGCCGGGCACCGGCCTCGTGCCGAAGCGGGCCATCGTCTCGGTGGTGCGCCGGGGCGGCTCGGTGGCAGACGCCGTGGAGCGCGTGGCCGTGCGCCACGCCTCGGGCGGCACCTCGTGGCTCAAGTTCAAGTCCTACGACCAGAAGCGCCGGGCGTTTCAGGGCACGGAGCAGGACGTCATCTGGCTGGACGAGGAGCCGCCGCTGGACGTCTACGCCGAGTGCCTGATGCGCACCATGACCACGGACGGCCTGGTGCTCCTGACCTTCACCCCGCTGCTCGGGCTCTCCGAGGTGGTCCTCTCCTTCCTGCCCGGCGGCAAGCTGCCGGGCGGCGACGACGGGAACGGCGACGGCGGCGCCCCGGCCCAGGCCCTGCCGCCCTGCCCGCCCCCGGCCGCGCCGTCCCGCGCTCCGGCGACGGAGGCCCGCTGA
- a CDS encoding terminase family protein produces MPLVAPGKYLVTATWDDVPHLSPAQKAELFAQIPPHQREARARGVPQLGAGAIYPVPETEITVAPFEIPAHWPRAFGLDVGWNRTAAVWGAWDRAGAVLYLYAEHYRGLAEPEVHAQAVRARGEWIAGVIDPASRGRSQADGRSLLAIYQGLGLELSCAENAVEAGIYRVWSLLSTGRLKIFASLAGWLSEYRLYRRDTEGRVVKERDHLMDATRYLVVSGEDAARPTPPDLRPAEAPLAGAGWGPGPRGEAADHDYEMFA; encoded by the coding sequence ATGCCTCTGGTCGCGCCCGGCAAGTACCTGGTGACCGCCACCTGGGACGACGTGCCGCACCTCTCGCCCGCGCAGAAGGCCGAGCTCTTCGCGCAGATCCCGCCGCACCAGCGCGAGGCCCGGGCCAGGGGCGTGCCGCAGCTCGGCGCGGGCGCCATCTATCCGGTGCCCGAGACCGAGATCACGGTGGCGCCCTTCGAGATCCCGGCCCACTGGCCGCGCGCCTTCGGCCTGGACGTGGGCTGGAACCGGACCGCGGCCGTGTGGGGCGCCTGGGACCGCGCGGGCGCGGTGCTCTACCTCTACGCCGAGCACTACCGCGGCCTGGCCGAGCCCGAGGTGCACGCCCAGGCCGTCCGCGCGCGCGGCGAGTGGATCGCGGGGGTCATCGACCCGGCCAGCCGGGGCCGCTCCCAGGCGGACGGGAGGAGCCTGCTCGCCATCTACCAGGGGCTCGGCCTGGAGCTCTCGTGCGCGGAGAACGCCGTGGAGGCGGGCATCTACCGCGTCTGGAGCCTGCTCTCCACGGGCCGCCTGAAGATCTTCGCGAGCCTCGCAGGCTGGCTCTCGGAATACCGCCTCTACCGCCGCGACACAGAAGGCCGGGTGGTCAAGGAACGCGACCACCTCATGGATGCAACCCGCTACCTCGTCGTGTCCGGAGAGGACGCGGCCCGCCCCACCCCGCCCGACCTGCGCCCGGCCGAAGCCCCGCTCGCGGGCGCCGGGTGGGGGCCCGGCCCGCGCGGCGAGGCGGCCGACCACGACTACGAGATGTTCGCATGA
- a CDS encoding portal protein, translated as MTTQTSPSDPARRLADARALVRTLEDRRAPWDDHLREVADYVLPDKGRFPGREGGRESDPGGKRMGRIIDSTATRACQIMAAGLMGGLTSPAKPWFRLGTRDKELREWGPVRDWLDAAERALYAVLARSNFYQCVHGLYLELGGFGSACLFCEADDERAVRFRTLTFGEYAWSCDHLGRVGTVAVRRELTAGQLAERFGAQRLSRAVLAMLGTRREQDPVEIVHLVRPREGAAAGRDGLVPALEKPFESLVFEARAAGADEDAVLHEGGFDAFPFLCPRWDVTGAEEYGRGPGMTVLPDVKMLQEMAKGRLQAVHLGLRPPMRVPSKFAKRLNLVPGGQNYVNPQQAEGLAPLYESRVSIAEVTAVIEDVRRQVKEGFYNDLFLMISGMERSGVTATEIMEKQAEKLLMLGPIVERLQSELLDPLVERCFSLAERAGLVPPPPPEMTGYLLSGGRMRVEYVSMLSQAQKLSGSQSIMQLLSVAGQMAAAEHEVLDKIDFEQALDELSLITGVPAGIVRPDEEVARLRARRRAEALDQGLARNLGRVLGAAAPAGLPAAQAKEGS; from the coding sequence ATGACCACCCAGACCTCCCCTTCCGATCCCGCACGGCGCCTTGCCGATGCGCGCGCCCTCGTGCGCACGCTGGAGGACCGGCGCGCCCCCTGGGACGACCACCTGCGCGAGGTGGCCGACTACGTGCTGCCGGACAAGGGCCGCTTCCCGGGCCGCGAGGGCGGCCGCGAGAGCGACCCGGGCGGCAAGCGCATGGGCCGGATCATCGACTCCACGGCCACGCGCGCCTGCCAGATCATGGCCGCGGGCCTCATGGGCGGGCTCACAAGCCCGGCCAAGCCCTGGTTCCGCCTGGGAACCCGCGACAAGGAGCTGCGCGAGTGGGGGCCGGTGCGCGACTGGCTGGATGCGGCCGAGCGCGCCCTCTACGCGGTGCTCGCCCGCTCCAACTTCTACCAGTGCGTGCACGGCCTCTACCTGGAGCTCGGCGGCTTCGGCTCGGCCTGCCTCTTCTGCGAGGCGGACGACGAGCGCGCCGTGCGCTTCCGCACCCTGACCTTCGGCGAATACGCCTGGTCCTGCGACCACCTGGGCCGCGTGGGCACCGTGGCCGTGCGCCGCGAACTCACTGCCGGGCAGTTGGCCGAGCGCTTCGGCGCGCAGAGGCTCAGCCGCGCCGTGCTGGCCATGCTGGGCACGCGGCGCGAGCAGGACCCGGTGGAGATCGTCCACCTGGTGCGCCCGCGCGAGGGGGCGGCGGCCGGGCGGGACGGCCTCGTCCCGGCGCTCGAAAAGCCCTTCGAATCGCTCGTCTTCGAGGCCCGCGCGGCCGGTGCGGACGAGGACGCGGTGCTGCACGAGGGCGGCTTCGACGCCTTCCCCTTCCTCTGCCCCCGCTGGGACGTGACCGGCGCCGAGGAGTACGGCCGCGGCCCGGGCATGACCGTGCTGCCCGACGTGAAGATGCTGCAGGAGATGGCCAAGGGGCGGCTGCAGGCCGTGCACCTGGGGCTTCGGCCGCCCATGCGCGTGCCCTCGAAGTTCGCGAAGAGGCTGAACCTCGTGCCGGGCGGGCAGAACTACGTGAACCCGCAGCAGGCCGAGGGGCTGGCCCCGCTCTACGAGTCGCGCGTGTCCATCGCCGAGGTCACGGCCGTGATCGAGGACGTGCGCCGCCAGGTCAAGGAGGGCTTCTACAACGACCTCTTCCTGATGATCTCGGGCATGGAGCGCTCGGGCGTCACGGCCACGGAGATCATGGAGAAGCAGGCCGAGAAGCTGCTCATGCTCGGCCCCATCGTGGAGCGGCTGCAGTCCGAGCTGCTGGACCCGCTGGTGGAGCGCTGCTTCTCCCTGGCCGAGCGCGCCGGGCTCGTGCCCCCGCCCCCGCCGGAGATGACCGGCTACCTGCTCTCCGGCGGCCGCATGCGCGTCGAGTACGTGTCCATGCTCTCCCAGGCCCAGAAGCTCTCGGGCTCGCAGTCCATCATGCAGCTCCTCTCCGTGGCCGGACAGATGGCCGCGGCCGAGCACGAGGTGCTCGACAAGATCGATTTCGAGCAGGCCCTGGACGAGCTCTCGCTGATCACCGGCGTGCCCGCGGGCATCGTGCGGCCGGACGAGGAGGTGGCCAGGCTGCGCGCCAGGCGGCGGGCCGAGGCCCTGGACCAGGGGCTGGCTCGGAACCTCGGCCGGGTCCTCGGCGCCGCAGCTCCCGCCGGTCTGCCCGCCGCGCAGGCGAAGGAGGGGAGCTAG
- a CDS encoding major capsid protein, producing the protein MSMTTLKELAVQFARKQPKQVDALTEKAPILDALPFEEASHGLWNAYEDVSRVTGAGFVDLNAPLPLVSADADLKKVDLSIMGGEIEVPEDKARMFGGKEQYFTKKMDAILRASGMSAEKKILYDNFRAFALDQGRVMSAGAESDDGYSILAVRFEPGVTCGLYSPEGFKRGSLLDVQPLNNGGLYKNAQGVLVYGMRLKGYFGIQIADPRTVAAIVNINPDHVPTAAQVDDLLAMVRADNTDTKLFMHMRCKNFLNRYKGGDGATPGMGSLQTLPASKDLNRTFEAWNGIPIVTSYNFLEATEAAVSL; encoded by the coding sequence ATGAGCATGACCACGCTCAAGGAACTGGCCGTCCAGTTCGCGCGCAAGCAGCCCAAGCAGGTGGACGCCCTCACCGAGAAGGCCCCCATCCTGGACGCGCTGCCCTTCGAGGAGGCCAGCCACGGCCTGTGGAACGCCTACGAGGACGTCTCGCGCGTGACCGGCGCGGGCTTCGTGGACCTGAACGCCCCCCTGCCCCTGGTCAGCGCGGACGCGGACCTGAAGAAGGTCGACCTGTCCATCATGGGCGGCGAGATCGAGGTGCCCGAGGACAAGGCGCGCATGTTCGGCGGCAAGGAGCAGTACTTCACCAAGAAGATGGACGCCATCCTGCGCGCCTCGGGCATGAGCGCGGAGAAGAAGATCCTCTACGACAACTTCCGCGCCTTCGCCCTTGACCAGGGCCGCGTCATGTCCGCCGGGGCCGAAAGCGACGACGGCTACTCCATCCTGGCCGTGCGCTTCGAGCCCGGCGTGACCTGCGGCCTTTACAGCCCCGAGGGCTTCAAGCGCGGCAGCCTGCTGGACGTGCAGCCCCTGAACAACGGCGGGCTCTACAAGAACGCCCAGGGCGTGCTGGTCTACGGCATGCGGCTCAAGGGCTACTTCGGCATCCAGATCGCGGACCCGCGCACCGTGGCCGCCATCGTGAACATCAACCCGGACCACGTGCCCACGGCCGCCCAGGTGGACGACCTGCTGGCCATGGTCCGCGCCGACAACACGGACACGAAGCTCTTCATGCACATGCGCTGCAAGAACTTCCTCAACCGCTACAAGGGCGGCGACGGCGCCACGCCCGGCATGGGCAGCCTGCAGACCCTGCCCGCCAGCAAGGACCTGAACCGCACCTTCGAGGCCTGGAACGGCATCCCCATCGTCACCTCCTACAACTTCCTCGAGGCCACCGAGGCGGCCGTGAGCCTCTAA